GTACGTTATTCACGTACACCCCAGCCGTAGATTGCCGGTCAGCAACGACTTCGGCGCATTGACCTTTTATCCTGTTCTCATCGTCCCGGCGATGTAAAGCAAACAGGATGACTCATCCGCTGCGCACCTCTATTTTGGATTATTCTTATGTAATTTTCACTTCACTTTATCAGATAAACCCTTACCTGACAACCGCTTTGTACAAATGGATTTTTTAAGCAAATCGGTATAAAAGAAAAAGGGAAACGGGTACGATCACAAACGCTGTAGCAACAATCCCAACCCAACTGATCCATTGCTTAGAACGTTTACCAATTAATAAATGAACAAAACTAAAATAGATGGGAAAAACTCCAGTTCCAAAAGCAACTAATAAAAATAAGGAACTAAATTGTTCTCCTCGGTAAAACCTTAATCCATAGAGGAACCAAACAAACCAAACAGCTAGAAGCACAAGTCCAATCAGATATGGTTTACGCATGAACGCTCTCCTTTTTAAGAAACTACCTAATTCGAATCCTTTCCATTTATTTATAACATACAATTCAGCAAATTTAAAAATTACAGAAGTAAAAAAGCACCCCCTTTAAGGAGTGCTTTATCCATTTTTGTGTTTACATTTGCTGATTACGCTTTTTTCTTCTGTGAGTGAGGAGTCTCCTTCATAAAGCTAGTATCGTATTCAACCCATACATGCTCCTCATCGTGCTTTGTTGTATCCTTCATAAGACCTTTATACAAGTAGTAGAACAAGATGAAAGAGAAGACTATGAAACCTATGATCGGATACATAGCAATGCCGATTTCCATGGTTTTATTTCCCCTTTCCAAATCATTACCAATATTATACTTTATTTGACAGAACATTCAAATGACTTTAGACACATTTTAGACATATTTTTATTCACAATAAAAGCTCTCGCTACTAATTCGCGAGAGCTTCGACACAGCTATTCCAAATCCCCTGGAAACTCCTTCATAACTGAACTTTTCCAAACGATTTCACCTTGTTTATTTACATAACAAAAGCTATATCCTTGTTCGTCATGGGTCACCTCATAAGCTAAGCCATTGTGAAATACACCGCCTGATTCAAACTGAGGTTTAATGACCATTTTACCTTGCTTATTAATAAAACCATATTTGCCATTCACCTTGACGGAAGCGAGTCCTTCTGAAAAAGGTAATGTACGTTCATAGGTAGGTGGAAGTAAAAACTCCCCTTTTTTGTTAATATAGCTAGCTTTATAATCTCCGTCCACAGCTACCATCACGTCGGCTACTCCTTCTGAAAAGCTTCCAGGTTCAAACCCATCTGGTTTCACAACTTCCTGGCCTTGCTTATTGATGAGACTATATCCTTTTTCTTCACCTTCATATACTAAGGCTAGCCCCTCTTGAAATGGATTAGCAATTTGATAGGTAAAGGGAATAATGACTTTTCCTGTTTGGTCAAGATAACCTGCTTTTCCATCCTTATACGCTACAGTAGTGCCTTCTTGAAAGCCCCAGACAATCTCATATTCTGGTTGAATCACGATTTGCCCATGCTTATTAATAAAACCATATTTATGATTTTCACCAATGGCAGCTAGACCATTTTGAAAGCTACGAGCAAATTGGAACTTTGCTGGAATCACCATCTTATTATCTTTGCTGATAAAACCAAAATGAGCCCCTGTTTTAACAGCAGCTACTCCTTCTGAGAATGAATCTGCTTCGTCATATTGAGCTGGGATAACAAATGAGCCCTGTTGGTTGATAAATCCGTATTTCCCATCCTTCTTAGCAACGGCAAGCCCCTCATGAAATTCACCAACCACTTCAAATTGAGGAGCGATCACTACCTTTCCAGTTGCATCAATAAAACCATGTTTATCTTGATCCTGAATGGAATATAGGCGAACCTCTTGTCTATCATCAGCTGAAACAGTTTCTTTTACACCAGAGGGGCTTGTTATCGTTTGTGCTCCTGGTACTGTAGCCCCTGTTGTCTCTTTGGACACCTGAGCTACAAATGCTGGTTTCTCGGCTGCCAGTAAAAAATTTTGTGAACCCGCTACATGTATTAATGGCAGACAAAGTACTGCGACAATACCTGTTTTTGTCCATTTAGAGATGTTCATACTATCCACCTGCTTCCGCAAATTTCCTATCATTATTGAAGAAGAGACACGTCGTTTTTACTAAGTTACTCGCTATGTATTCTTTACATAAAAAATAAGTGCTATTTATTAAAGTTGTCTCATTCCTTGGCCTCGTCTTTTAGGCTTTCCTGTTTACTTATTTATTAGACGTACTCAGTTGCCAAAACGTTTTCATCTTTTTTTTACCAATTTTTTTACGTAAAAAATAACGCTATACCTACATTCTGATCTGAGCTTATTATTGGTAAAAGAAAGCAAAAAAAACACTGGATTAGCTCCAGTGCTCTTTCATTTAAGCTTGTATACGACGTAAAAATTGGTGAGTTCGTTCGTTTTTCGAATGCTCGAAGATTTCTTCAGGAGTTCCTTGCTCCAAAATGACACCACCATCCATGAAAATAATGCGATCGGCTACATCTCGCGCAAAATTCATTTCGTGTGTCACGATCACCATTGTCATACCTTCTTCTGCCAACTGTTTCATGACCTTCAATACCTCACCAACCAATTCTGGGTCTAGCGCAGAAGTTGGTTCATCAAACAGTAACACTTCCGGATCTAATGCCATCGCACGGGCAATACCTACCCGCTGCTGCTGTCCTCCAGATAGCTGATGAGGATACATGTTCATCCGATCAAAGAGGCCCACTTTTGTAAGCATTTCCTCCGCTCTCGCCTTCGCTTCTTCCTTAGAACGTTTTTTAACGATAACCTGTCCTTCCATCACATTTTCTAACGCTGTCATGTGTGGAAAAAGATTATAACTCTGAAAAACCATTCCTGACTGCTTACGAACAGGAAGCAACTCCTTTTCCTTCATTTTAGTAGTAGGAATAAAGTCTAGACGTTGGTCTCCTATTTGCATGCTTCCTCTTGTAGGTATTTCCAAAAGATTCATGCATCTAAGCAGTGTAGTTTTTCCAGAACCTGAGGGACCTATGATGACGACGGTTTCCCCTTTATTAATAGTTACAGATATGTCCTTTAATACTTCAATTTGTTGAAAGCTTTTATGAAGTCCTTTTATCTCAATCATGCTGGTTCTCTCCTCCTACCTAGCCATACGGCGTTCCAGACGATGTTCCACACGGCTTTGCAATGCTGACAATATCGTACTGAAAAACAGATAGATGACCGCAACCTCGCAGTATAGTACCAAGGGCTCGTATGTCATCGCAGTAATCTGTTGCGATATCTGAAACATCTCTGTCACCGTAATGGTAGCGGCTAGAGAGGTATCTTTCACTAAACTGATAAACGAATTTCCAAGCGGAGGTATCGCTACACGAAGAGCTTGTGGAAGAATAATTCGACGTCTTGCCTGATTTCTGGTCATCCCAATTGTATATGCCGCTTCCCACTGCCCCTTAGGCACCGATTGGATAGCTGCACGGATAACTTCGGAGTTATACGCTCCCACACTCAAGGAAAAACCAATAATGGCAGCAGGAAATGGATCAATTGTAATGCCTAGCTTAGGTAACCCATAGAAAATAATAAATAATTGCACTAACAATGGGGTACCTCGAACAACCCATACATAAAAGCTGGAAATTCCATACAACAATTTATTCGTGGATAAACGAGCAATCGCTGTAAAAAAGGCAAGTATTAATCCTATGATAAAAGAAAGTAACGTAAGAGGTATCGTGAACAAAATTCCCGCCTTTAACAGCGGGAAAAATGAATCCACGATAATACCGATAATACGATCAGATTGTTCCACTTCCATTCAGTCCTATCTGTATTATTTGGAGACGTCTGCACCAAAATATTTCTCGGATATTTTCAAATAAGTACCATCAGCTTTCATCTCTTGCAGAGCCTTATTTACTGCTTCAATTAGTTCAGGATGTTTGCCTTTTGCAAACATAATCCCATTTTCAGTAGCATTAGGATGCTCAGCTGCAATTTTAATTTTCACATCAGGCTTTTGTTTTTTAAAGTCGAGGAAAGATAAACCGTCGTTAACTGTTGCATCCACTCGTTTGGATAATAAAAGTTCAATAGCTTGGTTAAATCCTTCTGATTGTACAATTTCAGCTCCATTATCTCGGGCTAGGTCTGTTAAATTACTTGTTAATGTCTGTGCTGATTTTTTTCCTTTTAAATCTGCAAAAGTCTTGATTTCATTATTATCTTCATTAACAATTAGCACCGCTTTTGACACGATATACGGATCGGAGAAATCAAACTTTTCTTTACGATCCGCTCGAATGCCCACCTCGTTTACAACCATTTCAAAACGATTTGCTTCAAGTCCTGCAATCATCCCGTCCCATTTGCTTTCAATAAATTCAGGTTCTACCCCAAGACGTTTTGCAACTTCACGAGCGATTTCCACATCAAAGCCAGTCAGCTGTCCTGTAGAATCATGGAAGGTGAAAGGTGCGTAGGTACCTTCCGTACCAATGCGAATCTTCCCGGCTGTTTTGATCGCTTCCAAGGAGTTTTTCGCTGTTGTGTTTCCCCCTTGCTCGCCTGTGGCTCCCTGATTAGATGACCCACAACCAGCTACAAATAGAGAGAGCGCTAAAATAGAAACAAGTGCAGTAGAGTACCAAGCTTTCTTCATTTGTTAAACCCCCAGTTATCTTATCGTATTTTACCCCTTTAAAAATCATAGTAACATTTTCGCAACTTGTCAATAATGATTAGAGTAAATTTTTGCATGAAATGTATTTATCTTTGTATCGATTCATTCTTTCCCCCAAGATGTGTTACCACTAGGTTTTGTCTTTTTCCGTATAGGTATGTAAGAAGCCCCGTACATACCGTGAAGATACTCATTAGTATAAGAAAGGAAGATAACCCAATAAAATCCAAACTTGCAGACGTAATAAGCATAGCCACCTGAATAATAATACGGTCCACAATTTCTTTAAAACTAAAAAAACGTCCCTGTACCATTTCTGGTAACCTTTTTTGAAACACGGTAGTTACCATCGGGAATATAAAGCCTAATGTAAAACCAAGCAATCCAAATGAAAGTAAAACCATGACTGAACTTGTACTAAATGACATTCCCCATTCTGCAATTCCAATGACCACTACGAGCAAGGATGATATCCTTACTAAGTTTACTTGACTTACCAATTTTTGTACGAAAACTCCTGCAAGAAGTACACTTGAACCTTCTACCGCATAGATATATCCCATAATCGTCGAGGAATCCTGCAATTTACCAAAAGCCAAGACCAATAGATTAAATCCGCCTAAGAAGAGTGTCACTACCCCAGTGCTAATCAGCCCAACGGTTACCGATGGCTCTTTTTTCATTATTTCAAAAACTTCTGTGAATTTCAGTTTTTCACCTGTTTGTTTGCGTTTATGATGCGATTGCGGAATTCGAACAAACAATACAATGATTACTAGCATCAGAAAACCGATAAACGCCCCCA
This is a stretch of genomic DNA from Brevibacillus laterosporus DSM 25. It encodes these proteins:
- a CDS encoding amino acid ABC transporter permease; its protein translation is MEVEQSDRIIGIIVDSFFPLLKAGILFTIPLTLLSFIIGLILAFFTAIARLSTNKLLYGISSFYVWVVRGTPLLVQLFIIFYGLPKLGITIDPFPAAIIGFSLSVGAYNSEVIRAAIQSVPKGQWEAAYTIGMTRNQARRRIILPQALRVAIPPLGNSFISLVKDTSLAATITVTEMFQISQQITAMTYEPLVLYCEVAVIYLFFSTILSALQSRVEHRLERRMAR
- a CDS encoding amino acid ABC transporter substrate-binding protein, whose amino-acid sequence is MKKAWYSTALVSILALSLFVAGCGSSNQGATGEQGGNTTAKNSLEAIKTAGKIRIGTEGTYAPFTFHDSTGQLTGFDVEIAREVAKRLGVEPEFIESKWDGMIAGLEANRFEMVVNEVGIRADRKEKFDFSDPYIVSKAVLIVNEDNNEIKTFADLKGKKSAQTLTSNLTDLARDNGAEIVQSEGFNQAIELLLSKRVDATVNDGLSFLDFKKQKPDVKIKIAAEHPNATENGIMFAKGKHPELIEAVNKALQEMKADGTYLKISEKYFGADVSK
- a CDS encoding WG repeat-containing protein is translated as MNISKWTKTGIVAVLCLPLIHVAGSQNFLLAAEKPAFVAQVSKETTGATVPGAQTITSPSGVKETVSADDRQEVRLYSIQDQDKHGFIDATGKVVIAPQFEVVGEFHEGLAVAKKDGKYGFINQQGSFVIPAQYDEADSFSEGVAAVKTGAHFGFISKDNKMVIPAKFQFARSFQNGLAAIGENHKYGFINKHGQIVIQPEYEIVWGFQEGTTVAYKDGKAGYLDQTGKVIIPFTYQIANPFQEGLALVYEGEEKGYSLINKQGQEVVKPDGFEPGSFSEGVADVMVAVDGDYKASYINKKGEFLLPPTYERTLPFSEGLASVKVNGKYGFINKQGKMVIKPQFESGGVFHNGLAYEVTHDEQGYSFCYVNKQGEIVWKSSVMKEFPGDLE
- a CDS encoding MFS transporter; this encodes MWVCLLLNLQFMSQIMKTNLGTGLLLMTGMLASILFLPTVGKMIDLYDKQKILIASSCIRCLAPVFMYFAISYTSIGWLVASLIVNQVAGSMYLPTVRAGLPALVGEANLLSANTLYMNIATMARIAGTAVGGLLLTLFTMQTVTMGAFIGFLMLVIIVLFVRIPQSHHKRKQTGEKLKFTEVFEIMKKEPSVTVGLISTGVVTLFLGGFNLLVLAFGKLQDSSTIMGYIYAVEGSSVLLAGVFVQKLVSQVNLVRISSLLVVVIGIAEWGMSFSTSSVMVLLSFGLLGFTLGFIFPMVTTVFQKRLPEMVQGRFFSFKEIVDRIIIQVAMLITSASLDFIGLSSFLILMSIFTVCTGLLTYLYGKRQNLVVTHLGGKNESIQR
- a CDS encoding amino acid ABC transporter ATP-binding protein — encoded protein: MIEIKGLHKSFQQIEVLKDISVTINKGETVVIIGPSGSGKTTLLRCMNLLEIPTRGSMQIGDQRLDFIPTTKMKEKELLPVRKQSGMVFQSYNLFPHMTALENVMEGQVIVKKRSKEEAKARAEEMLTKVGLFDRMNMYPHQLSGGQQQRVGIARAMALDPEVLLFDEPTSALDPELVGEVLKVMKQLAEEGMTMVIVTHEMNFARDVADRIIFMDGGVILEQGTPEEIFEHSKNERTHQFLRRIQA